The Lates calcarifer isolate ASB-BC8 linkage group LG6, TLL_Latcal_v3, whole genome shotgun sequence genome includes a region encoding these proteins:
- the LOC108900238 gene encoding 6-phosphofructo-2-kinase/fructose-2,6-bisphosphatase 2 isoform X1, giving the protein MAAKQQKPPAASDGSAEPKRTDFRANEKKCSWASYMTNSPTVIVMIGLPARGKTYMAKKLTRYLNWIGVPTKVFNLGVYRREAVKSYKSYDFFRHDNKEAMQIRKQCALVALDDVKAYLNEEGGQIAVFDATNTTRERRELILNFAKDNAYKVFFVESICDDPDVIATNILDVKVSSPDYPERNRESVMEDFLKRIECYKVTYQPLDPDEHDKNLSFIQVINVGRRFLVNRVQDYIQSKIVYYLMNIHVHSHSIYLCRHGESHHNVEGRIGGDAELSERGKQFAAALKGFVEEHRLSDLKVWTSQLRRTIQTAEELGVPYEQWKILNEIDAGVCEEMTYKMIEETYPEEFAMRDQGKYHYRYPGGESYQDLVQRLEPVIMELERQGNVLVICHQAVMRCLLAYFLDKSADDLPYLKCPLHTVLKLTPVAYGCKVDMFDLKVEAVNTHRDRPLSKVQTDVVPPAFLRRNSFTPLSSQDQVKRPRLYSVGNPPQARMSQAPALPSLQFSEASEGAELLQSEDSLNGFSAADTDDCVHS; this is encoded by the exons ATGGCTGCCAAGCAGCAGAAACCTCCGGCTGCCTCAGACGGCTCAGCGGAGCCTAAAAGGACGGACTTCAGGGCCAATGAGAAGAAATGCT CCTGGGCCTCCTATATGACCAACTCTCCGACTGTGATAGTGATGATTGGGTTGCCCGCTAGGGGGAAGACCTACATGGCCAAGAAGCTGACACGCTACCTCAACTGGATCGGAGTGCCAACCAAGG TATTTAACCTTGGAGTTTATAGGAGAGAAGCAGTGAAGTCATACAAGTCCTATGACTTTTTCAGACATGACAACAAGGAAGCAATGCAAATTAGAAA ACAGTGTGCTCTGGTGGCACTGGATGATGTCAAGGCATATCTGAATGAGGAGGGAGGTCAGATCGCT GTTTTTGATGCCACCAACACcaccagagagaggagggaactCATCCTTAATTTTGCAAAAGATAACGCCTACAAG GTGTTTTTTGTAGAGTCAATATGTGACGATCCAGACGTCATCGCTACAAATATTCTG GATGTGAAGGTGTCCAGTCCAGATTACcctgagaggaacagagaaagtGTCATGGAGGATTTTCTGAAGAGAATTGAATGTTATAAAGTGACCTACCAACCTTTAGATCCAGATGAACACGACAA GAACCTGTCCTTCATCCAGGTCATAAATGTTGGCCGTCGTTTCTTGGTCAACAGGGTGCAGGACTACATCCAGAGTAAAATAGTCTACTACCTCATGAACATCCACGTACACTCCCACTCCATCTACCTCTGTCGGCATGGAGAGAGCCATCACAATGTGGAGGGACGCATCGGGGGAGATGCTGaactgtcagagagagggaaacag tttgctgcagctctgaagGGTTTTGTTGAAGAGCACCGTCTGTCAGACCTGAAAGTTTGGACCAGCCAGCTGAGACGCACCATCCAGACGGCAGAGGAGCTGGGAGTTCCCTACGAGCAGTGGAAAATCCTCAATGAAATAGATGCT GGAGTGTGTGAAGAGATGACCTACAAGATGATTGAGGAAACTTACCCAGAGGAGTTTGCCATGAGGGACCAGGGCAAGTATCACTACCGCTACCCCGGAGGAGAG tccTACCAGGATTTGGTTCAGCGGCTGGAGCCAGTTATCATGGAGCTGGAGCGCCAGGGCAACGTTCTGGTCATCTGTCACCAGGCCGTCATGCGCTGCTTGCTGGCCTATTTCCTGGATAAGAGTGCAG ATGACCTACCCTACTTGAAGTGTCCCCTGCACACTGTCCTTAAACTCACCCCTGTGGCTTATG GCTGTAAAGTGGACATGTTTGACCTGAAGGTTGAAGCTGTCAACACTCACAGGGACAGGCCATTA AGTAAAGTCCAAACAGATGTCGTGCCTCCAGCTTTCCTCAGAAGGAACAGCTTCACTCCGCTGTCCAGCCAAGACCAGGTTAAACGACCTCGTCTTTACAGCGTGGGCAACCCTCCACAGGCCCGCATGTCCCAGGCCCCCGCTTTACCCAGCTTGCAGTTCTCCGAGGCGTCAGAGGGGGCAGAGTTGTTACAAAGCGAG GACTCTCTGAACGGTTTCAGTGCAGCAGACACAGACGACTGTGTTCACAGTTAA
- the LOC108900238 gene encoding 6-phosphofructo-2-kinase/fructose-2,6-bisphosphatase 2 isoform X2 yields MAAKQQKPPAASDGSAEPKRTDFRANEKKCSWASYMTNSPTVIVMIGLPARGKTYMAKKLTRYLNWIGVPTKVFNLGVYRREAVKSYKSYDFFRHDNKEAMQIRKQCALVALDDVKAYLNEEGGQIAVFDATNTTRERRELILNFAKDNAYKDVKVSSPDYPERNRESVMEDFLKRIECYKVTYQPLDPDEHDKNLSFIQVINVGRRFLVNRVQDYIQSKIVYYLMNIHVHSHSIYLCRHGESHHNVEGRIGGDAELSERGKQFAAALKGFVEEHRLSDLKVWTSQLRRTIQTAEELGVPYEQWKILNEIDAGVCEEMTYKMIEETYPEEFAMRDQGKYHYRYPGGESYQDLVQRLEPVIMELERQGNVLVICHQAVMRCLLAYFLDKSADDLPYLKCPLHTVLKLTPVAYGCKVDMFDLKVEAVNTHRDRPLSKVQTDVVPPAFLRRNSFTPLSSQDQVKRPRLYSVGNPPQARMSQAPALPSLQFSEASEGAELLQSEDSLNGFSAADTDDCVHS; encoded by the exons ATGGCTGCCAAGCAGCAGAAACCTCCGGCTGCCTCAGACGGCTCAGCGGAGCCTAAAAGGACGGACTTCAGGGCCAATGAGAAGAAATGCT CCTGGGCCTCCTATATGACCAACTCTCCGACTGTGATAGTGATGATTGGGTTGCCCGCTAGGGGGAAGACCTACATGGCCAAGAAGCTGACACGCTACCTCAACTGGATCGGAGTGCCAACCAAGG TATTTAACCTTGGAGTTTATAGGAGAGAAGCAGTGAAGTCATACAAGTCCTATGACTTTTTCAGACATGACAACAAGGAAGCAATGCAAATTAGAAA ACAGTGTGCTCTGGTGGCACTGGATGATGTCAAGGCATATCTGAATGAGGAGGGAGGTCAGATCGCT GTTTTTGATGCCACCAACACcaccagagagaggagggaactCATCCTTAATTTTGCAAAAGATAACGCCTACAAG GATGTGAAGGTGTCCAGTCCAGATTACcctgagaggaacagagaaagtGTCATGGAGGATTTTCTGAAGAGAATTGAATGTTATAAAGTGACCTACCAACCTTTAGATCCAGATGAACACGACAA GAACCTGTCCTTCATCCAGGTCATAAATGTTGGCCGTCGTTTCTTGGTCAACAGGGTGCAGGACTACATCCAGAGTAAAATAGTCTACTACCTCATGAACATCCACGTACACTCCCACTCCATCTACCTCTGTCGGCATGGAGAGAGCCATCACAATGTGGAGGGACGCATCGGGGGAGATGCTGaactgtcagagagagggaaacag tttgctgcagctctgaagGGTTTTGTTGAAGAGCACCGTCTGTCAGACCTGAAAGTTTGGACCAGCCAGCTGAGACGCACCATCCAGACGGCAGAGGAGCTGGGAGTTCCCTACGAGCAGTGGAAAATCCTCAATGAAATAGATGCT GGAGTGTGTGAAGAGATGACCTACAAGATGATTGAGGAAACTTACCCAGAGGAGTTTGCCATGAGGGACCAGGGCAAGTATCACTACCGCTACCCCGGAGGAGAG tccTACCAGGATTTGGTTCAGCGGCTGGAGCCAGTTATCATGGAGCTGGAGCGCCAGGGCAACGTTCTGGTCATCTGTCACCAGGCCGTCATGCGCTGCTTGCTGGCCTATTTCCTGGATAAGAGTGCAG ATGACCTACCCTACTTGAAGTGTCCCCTGCACACTGTCCTTAAACTCACCCCTGTGGCTTATG GCTGTAAAGTGGACATGTTTGACCTGAAGGTTGAAGCTGTCAACACTCACAGGGACAGGCCATTA AGTAAAGTCCAAACAGATGTCGTGCCTCCAGCTTTCCTCAGAAGGAACAGCTTCACTCCGCTGTCCAGCCAAGACCAGGTTAAACGACCTCGTCTTTACAGCGTGGGCAACCCTCCACAGGCCCGCATGTCCCAGGCCCCCGCTTTACCCAGCTTGCAGTTCTCCGAGGCGTCAGAGGGGGCAGAGTTGTTACAAAGCGAG GACTCTCTGAACGGTTTCAGTGCAGCAGACACAGACGACTGTGTTCACAGTTAA